In a single window of the Pontibacter russatus genome:
- a CDS encoding sensor histidine kinase codes for MEQQHKKTRAHRKLIELNDELENYFSNTIIPQLFVDADMILRKFTPPAMRHFRLSADDIGRHIDEVASNIRFPTIIENIKEVIKSSRDLEKEIQTTDKRWYQMNILPYIIRKENRTNGVIITFIDINDRIDVLRRYEKLNKRYEGIIFSLSHDIKGPISNIEGLVNVLKGARAGEADTGPIMDMLSLSVSNLRKTVVELADIGESDTDFARAAERVNFGNMVEDAQLALKDRIYETGAQIRTEINEPEINLSRRNVRSVVYNLLSNAIKYRAPDRAPEIFIRTEASDGYTLLSVSDNGAGIEEDKREAIFERHARLRNDVEGTGLGLFIVKRMVEDTGGRVEVESRLGEGSTFRVYLKGEQ; via the coding sequence ATGGAGCAACAACACAAAAAGACCCGGGCACACAGAAAGCTGATTGAGCTGAACGATGAGCTGGAGAACTATTTCAGCAACACCATCATCCCGCAGCTTTTTGTCGATGCCGACATGATACTCCGCAAGTTCACCCCCCCCGCCATGAGGCACTTCAGGCTTTCAGCCGATGACATAGGCAGGCACATAGACGAGGTGGCCAGCAACATCCGCTTCCCCACCATCATCGAGAACATTAAGGAGGTGATTAAGAGCAGTAGGGACCTGGAGAAGGAAATCCAGACCACCGACAAGAGGTGGTACCAGATGAACATCCTGCCCTACATCATCAGGAAAGAGAACAGAACCAACGGCGTCATCATCACCTTCATCGACATCAACGACCGCATCGATGTGCTGAGGCGGTATGAGAAGCTCAACAAGCGGTATGAGGGTATCATCTTCTCCCTGTCCCACGACATCAAAGGCCCCATCTCCAACATAGAGGGCCTGGTGAACGTGTTGAAGGGAGCACGTGCCGGAGAAGCAGACACAGGCCCCATCATGGACATGCTGAGTCTTTCGGTGAGCAACCTGCGCAAAACAGTCGTGGAGCTTGCCGACATAGGGGAGAGCGACACCGACTTCGCCAGGGCGGCTGAGCGGGTGAACTTCGGGAACATGGTAGAGGACGCCCAGCTGGCCCTGAAAGACAGGATATACGAAACAGGGGCGCAGATAAGGACTGAAATAAACGAACCTGAGATAAACCTGTCCCGCAGGAACGTCAGGAGCGTTGTCTACAACCTGCTGAGCAACGCCATCAAGTACAGGGCGCCGGACAGGGCACCGGAGATATTCATCAGGACCGAGGCTTCAGATGGTTACACCCTGCTCTCCGTCAGCGACAACGGGGCGGGCATAGAGGAAGACAAGCGGGAGGCGATTTTCGAGCGCCACGCCCGGCTCAGGAATGACGTGGAAGGCACAGGATTGGGCCTGTTCATCGTGAAGCGGATGGTGGAGGACACAGGGGGAAGGGTTGAGGTGGAGAGCAGGCTGGGCGAAGGCAGCACCTTCAGGGTCTATCTCAAGGGGGAGCAATAA
- a CDS encoding acyl-CoA dehydrogenase family protein, with amino-acid sequence MNYSVFIKDFEATLQHLFHEQGATNSLNVKRGVPSELMGGIMSKAPLSVSIPEEYGGRGCVVKECLGVLAAASYQSLPLSLIFGINIALFLEPVAKYADEAVKKGIFDHFLYNRNMGGLMITEPDYGSDALNMKTSYRQYDGGYRIKGTKHWQGLTGLADYWLIACRKEIGEGELSRDIDFFICDVSQDNQQVVVEEYYDNLGLYMIPYGLNKLDLQVPPAMRLQPETTGIKMMLDILHRSRMQFPGMGMGFIHRMLDEAVAHCESRVVGGGRLLAMDQVQFQVSRIQTAYTICSAMCARSSGVSGIAHNLASESLEANSMKAVVTDLMQESAQILVQLSGANGYRVSHIGGRGIIDSRPFQIFEGSNEMLYTQIADTVIRLMKKQKQAHLFDFLKSLKLTSEACMHFQTELSFTVNEALTQRKLVDLGKILGRVVSVGYVLGLLEKGFREDLVGNCIVSVKQEVSALVSSYKFDNRVKVVPDFSENSSWLQCV; translated from the coding sequence ATGAATTACTCTGTTTTCATAAAAGATTTCGAAGCTACACTCCAGCATTTATTCCATGAGCAAGGAGCCACCAATAGCCTGAATGTTAAGAGAGGAGTACCCTCGGAGTTGATGGGCGGGATCATGTCTAAGGCTCCCTTGTCTGTCTCGATCCCCGAGGAGTATGGAGGACGTGGATGTGTGGTGAAGGAATGTCTGGGGGTATTAGCGGCAGCCTCTTACCAGTCGCTTCCCCTTTCCTTGATCTTTGGGATTAATATAGCGCTGTTTTTAGAGCCTGTAGCCAAGTATGCCGATGAGGCGGTTAAAAAAGGGATCTTTGACCATTTCCTTTATAACAGGAATATGGGGGGCCTTATGATCACTGAGCCTGACTATGGCAGTGACGCCCTGAACATGAAGACCTCCTACAGGCAATATGATGGCGGCTACAGAATAAAGGGAACCAAGCATTGGCAAGGGCTGACTGGCCTGGCGGACTATTGGCTGATTGCGTGCAGGAAGGAGATCGGCGAGGGGGAACTGAGCAGGGACATTGACTTCTTCATATGTGACGTGTCCCAGGATAACCAACAGGTGGTAGTGGAGGAGTATTACGATAACCTGGGACTCTACATGATACCCTATGGGCTGAACAAACTGGACTTGCAAGTTCCTCCCGCAATGAGACTGCAGCCGGAAACAACGGGCATCAAGATGATGCTTGATATTCTGCACAGAAGCAGGATGCAGTTCCCGGGCATGGGAATGGGCTTCATACACCGGATGCTGGACGAGGCGGTTGCCCATTGTGAGAGTAGGGTAGTCGGGGGCGGCAGGTTGTTGGCCATGGACCAGGTGCAGTTTCAAGTATCCCGGATACAGACTGCCTACACTATATGCTCTGCCATGTGCGCCAGAAGCAGCGGGGTAAGCGGCATTGCCCATAATCTGGCTTCCGAGAGTTTGGAAGCCAACAGCATGAAAGCAGTCGTGACGGACTTGATGCAGGAGTCAGCGCAGATTCTTGTGCAGCTCTCGGGGGCCAACGGTTACAGGGTAAGCCACATAGGTGGTCGGGGCATCATAGACAGCAGGCCTTTTCAGATATTTGAGGGCTCGAACGAAATGCTCTATACGCAGATAGCTGATACGGTTATCCGCTTGATGAAAAAGCAAAAGCAAGCACATTTATTTGATTTTCTTAAAAGCCTTAAGCTGACATCGGAGGCTTGCATGCACTTTCAGACGGAGCTAAGCTTCACCGTCAATGAGGCCCTAACCCAGCGCAAGCTGGTGGATCTGGGTAAAATACTTGGTCGGGTTGTTTCCGTGGGCTATGTACTGGGGCTGTTGGAAAAAGGCTTTAGAGAGGACCTGGTTGGTAACTGCATTGTCTCAGTTAAGCAGGAGGTTTCTGCGTTGGTTTCCTCCTATAAGTTTGATAACCGGGTAAAGGTTGTCCCTGACTTTTCAGAGAACAGCTCCTGGCTGCAGTGTGTTTGA